The genomic DNA TTAAccttcaatttttcttctttcttaacaaTATATGTTGGACATTTTTTCATGTGAGTAAATATAACTccacattattatttttcatcactGCATAGTATTGCATTAGTGAATTATCAAACTTTTCTTAAGCCAATCCCCTTTTAGGAATatttagttttttcctttaaaaaaatctattaccACAACTACTACATTGACCATATTTGTCATGGGAGTATTTCAGCATGATAAAACACTAGAAGAGAAAGTGATGTGTCCAAAAGCACATATATTTTAAGGTTTAATATTGCCAAAATGACCTCCAGAAATGCACTATTTTATtctatcttttattatttttgcatcttgcttgtacttttactttttaaattgaggtataaatgacatatatataatataacacTATATTATACTAATAtaacactatattagtttcaggtgtataacacagtgattcagtatttgtatatattgcgaaatcaccacaataagtttagttcacattcatatattattttatattctcaaaAGCACATGTGAATGTTTGcttttccataccctcaccaaCTCTGAATATgatcaatatttttcatttttttctaattgcatAGGTGGAAAATTAACTCATGTTCTCAATAGATCTCATTTTAATTCTTAGAATTCTGATATGGTTGTTACATAATTAATTTAACCTGTTCCCTATTGTAAGCCatttaatttgcttctttttaaaaattatttatttatttatggctgcgttgggtcttcgtttctgtgcgagggctttctctagttgcggcaagtgggggccactcttcatcgcggtgcgcgggcatctcactatcgcggcctctcttattgcggaacacaggctccagacgcgcaggctcagcaattgtggctcacgggcctagtcgctccacggcatgtgggatcttcccagaccagggctcgaaaccgtgtcccctgcattggcaggcagattctcaaccactgcgccaccagggaagccctaatttgcTTCTTAATTGCACCTTTTATAAAGAATTGTGTCGAATATCCTAATAGTCATTCTCCATTTCTAAATGGTACATACTGTTGGTGCAGTATGAATTGTTTTAACAGAATTATGAAGTTTGCCTTCTTTAACTTGTAGCAAATTCATCTGGGAGAATCGTTGGTTTATGAGAGTGCATACACACGTGTGAATGTGCAGGTGCATATGTACATGCTTGGGCACATGTCTGTTATTTCCCAGAAcaattctctttcctttattgCTGCCTTTCAcctgtggcttctctttgcatATTCAGGTCCAACTCAAAGGATTGATGCCAGGAATTCAGGTCTACAAACTACCCGTGTTGTTGTAAATCATTGTGACTACTGTTGAATATTTCCTCAGGGTGAATACCTAAGAATGGATTTACAGGCTCAAAGGGAATGCATATTTAAGTGCTTAGTAACTGCCTAAGAACTATCCATAAAGGTTGACCAATTCAGATTCTGTAACctggaaataaatgagaaagtcCTTGGGGGTAGTGAAGAGCTTGTCAAAAAGTGCTTGTATTGAACCTGCTTTCGGACAATAGCCACCATCAAGAGACATAAAACCCTTCGGGAGGAACGAGTGGACTTGACCCAGCAAGGCAGCATGAGACAGGCCAGGGTAAGACCACAGGGCCTAGGTTCAGTCAGACTGGTCTCCTCTTTCCTTACCCCCTCCATCTAGGTCTTACCCACCCTGTGAGGCCCAGGTCAAGGTCTTTTACCTCCATGAGGCTTCCTCTGGCTATTTTGGGCTAACTGGCCTTTGCCTTCTCTGAGCTCCTATTGGCCTGGCAGTCCACCCTTTCCTTTAGCCCTTTCTCCAAATGGCCTCATATGAAGGGGGTTCTGCCTTTCCAGCTGTATCATCTACTCCAACCCTAGTGTGAACCCACAGGGGATGTGGGTCACTCTCAGGAGGATAGATCTGGAGAATAGGCATGAGCAGGTCTTGCATTTGGGCTCCAGGTGCTTTGGGCAGGATATTCTAGGGTCCTAGGTATCTAGAATGTGGTTTAGAAGGATAGAAGTGAAGTTTCCAAGTTGGCACATCTTCTTGCCCGGTTGACTCTTCACTACCTGGGGAAGAGGGCATCCAGAGGACCAAACCAATTACTTCTTGGCAAATACCACCACcaagactctggagtcagacattactttttgtcattttgaatCCTTTTCCCCAAACGAAAtcctaatataattataataatagtttgtatttttaaagcacttaccatatgccaggcactattctcagGACTGTACACATACTACCTCACTTAACTAAAGTaattctgtctttgtcttttccgactataaaaagataaaaatttgttaaaaagaaaaccacaggccccaAACCACATCTCTTGTGCTAAAGCCTATGATACCAAACCTAGATTTAATACCTgacctaattgcagtttcaacctctcccagaaatgtaatcttaaaTCAACCAGTCTGGAATTTTCCGGTCAAGCAACAGTAAGATAATCTGTGGCATAGGCTCCTCCATCTcccagagaaagaagagcaatctGCATGATAAAATCCTTGctgctcccttcctctcccctcggCCCCCAAAAAGTTGTCCTGGCctaaaaataatcctttcttttattttgctaatAGCTCCCTTGCCCCACTCTTCTGCctataaaaaccttccattttgtacaaccCGTGGGAGCGCCCTCCTAGCTGCTAGATGGGTTGCTGCCCTGTTCATGAATTGTTGTATAAAGCCAATTAGCTCTTCACATTTACTCAGCTGAATTTTGgtttcttcagttactttttaaaaaatatagaaaagtattaagaataaagtaaaaaactacattaaaaaatcTTACTCCTGTCCCAGGCTTCCCCcaccacccttttttttttttaaacaacctgCTGCCAAACCAACCCTGCTCCACAACAGCCAAGGACTAGATTGCAGATGAaatggaggctgggggaggggcgatGGATGTAGGTTGTAGTTCTTAATCCTGGGagcagaaggcaggaaaagacaattcttgaaaaaagtagaaaagtttAGTAGCTCCAGAAAAAGATGCAGCCCCTCCCTAGTaatcagagaaaggcaaacaaCATTTTCCCCCTCTGGGATGGAAAGGGCCAAATGTAtaaggggggagggggcagagggccgGCCCACTTCTGCCGCGCTTTTGGTGGGAGTGGAAACTGGGGACCCGAGCTCACCGGTGACGTAGATATCACGTGACCAGGAGTCGACGTGTGCAGAAGTCCTGCTAGTCTGGTCCTTGTTCCCGTCTGGGTACCAGTTTGCTTCAGCAGCGCAGCCGGTGGGGCCCGAGgctaggagaaggagaaggagtcaGCTTGCCGGAATTTTGCAGGTTGGTCGCAAAATAGGTGCTGTCTGGGAATTTCTAGGGTGGGGGTGGCCTAGAGCAGAGACTTGAGGGAGCCCTGGTCAATTCCATctctccacctcccacctccaggTCTGCAGGAAATGGTGACCCTTGGGAAAGGGACTAGGGGTCCCGGGAGAAGGACAGGGAGACCTGTGagagtttaaaaataatcatCCTCTGCCACCTCAGACCGCTTTCCCAACATCTACCCACCCCCCAACCGCCCCCCTCAGTCTTAAAGATAGTTTGGAAATAATCTGCTTTTCCTACTCCCTGTCTGATGGAAAATTCGACTTAACTTGCACTGTGGAGAGGGGGACAAATGCGGGAATAAGAAGGTGGGAAAGTTTCCATAACCGAGAACCTTAATGAGAAAAGTGCGTGGTGCTGGTCGGCCCACTGAGCgctcgccccacccccacccccaccctcccccctccccctcccatttcCCGTTTGTCCGCAGGTCTGCAGGTCTGCAGGTCTGTTGTTCGTAGCAGTACGCAGGGCTAGAAAAGGCGAGGAAGAAACTGACCGGATCAGTACGGGTAGGTGAAGGAAATATAAAGAcccctggggtggaggtgggcaagGGAGGGACTGAGGTTGTCGGCCCCTGTTCTTTCCCCgcaccccccttcccccagcctacTCTGTTCTAGGAGGGTCTTGCGTTATGCCTTGTGACGGGAGAAGTGGTTGAGGAGAGCCTTGGAAAAGGTTGGAGGGAGGGACGAGGGAGGTGAGGAGATGGAAAGTGGGGGTAGGAGCGGCAGGCTCGGGGAAACCCAGATGGCAGACTGAGTCTCCCAAGTGGAAAATATTTGGTGATAGCTCTGAATCACAAAAAGCAAATACGGAGACCTGTGTCCAGAGCACTGGTCCGTTCACCAAGCTTTTGACTTAATGTCTCCTTCTTGTTTCCTAGAAGTAGTTGTTTTCAAAGAagaataagcagaaaaaaagaaaggaagagggaacggaaggaagagagacagataCAAGATGAAACCCTGTCAAAAGATTgaaggaaaaccagaaaatgaGAGTGAACCAAAACTTGAGGAAGAGCCAAAGCCTGAGGAAAagccagaggaggaggaagagccagAGGGGGAGGaaaaaaccgaaggaacttttaGAGAAAGGCTGATTCAGTCTCTCCAGGaatttaaagaagatatacacaacAGGCATTTAAGCAAGGAAGATATGTTTAGAGAAGTGAATGAATTAGACGAGATAAGGAGAGTAAGAAACAAACTTATAGTGATGCGTTGGAAGGTTAATCGAAACCATCCTTACCCCTATTTAATGTAGTTtaccttgatttttatttttcctgatgttaacattactttcttttgatttgcgtTTTCCCAATACACCTTTGTCCATCTTTCTACTTTTAACTTGTTGCTATTAGTGGTTTTAGATGCATCTCattgtttattttacttcaaaCCAATCTACAAGTCTTTGCCTTTTAATAAGAGAACTTTACTCATTTGTACAAAAAGAGGTTCCTGAcaggatataaaatgaaaaaaaaagttgctaagtAATATGTGAATATCATATTTTTGAAAGGGAAGAGTACatttgtatattacatatatgcaCAGAAGAACATGTGAAGGATGAAAGACAAAAAGTACAGTCAGTGGTAggattatgagtgatttttttattcagcttatttgtatttttccttattCCTAGAATGTACACAcattattgttaaaaataataaaaggtttatttaaaaaaaggagtaaaCAACAGTACTGAGTATATTTCTAAAGGCATTGGGACACAATATTTAATGGCAGAATTTTAGAAGCAAATGTGAACTCCAAATTACCACCAGACCACTTAGCTAGAAGAATAAATTTTACatcttttctcatctgcaaaatagagataataaagaACTTTCAGGGATCTTATGAGGACTAAATAAGGTAGCGACTGTGAACTATATTTGACAAGCTTTTGTTCCCGTCTGCTCATGCAGGATCCCACCTCCTAAGAGATTTCAGGTATTTTGGAGGGAGAAAGTAGTTCTCACCTGTGCTTAAGAACAAATCCAGACAACTGTTAGGTGGGCACTACCTTTGTGTTTCTCTCCTGCTGTGCCTGCCCAACCTTCCATCCTCCTCCCCTTGATACTACCATGTGTATTGGGTATTTCTGCCCCTTCATTCAGGTTCTGTACTTCTCAGGCCCTTAACACTGCTGATGTGCTAGAAATCTCAAATAGTGAAGCCCAACATAATTCTTTGGAACCCCCAATGGACTGACTCTCCAGTCTGACCTCTACAGCAGTGGGGGAAACGCCCATCTCTTAAATTTAGATAGACATTTATGCAGGGCCACTTGGGCTGTGATATCTTATTGATACCTTGGCAACTTTGGGATTTTAATCACAGACCCCCTCTTCCCCATAAGACTCGGACACAATGGGTCTCTTTGGGGGTGGGACCAGAAGATAAGTCTGAGTTACAGACATTATGCTTTAGTCAGAGTTGCTTATGAGCCTAAAGCTTGGTTTTATTTTCCTGACTCTTATTTCCTTAGGGTGAGCAATCTCTCCCAAAAGACTGGTGGCAGGCCCTCCTCACCAGCTCAAAAGATACCCTTAGACCTGTGTAAATTTTTAAAGGGAGGTTCAAGTAAGATTTCGGGATATTCCCATGCTTACTTGGAAATGTATGAAGTGCTGTGTAAGACTGTGTACGAATATCTGCATCCAAATCTTCATAACTATATacgtatctatatatgtatatgtggctCACAGTTGTGCCAGTTGtgtattatttttcctctgtGATGCTCTTTTTGGGGCAATTAATCTCTCCAGACTATCCTTCAAGGTTGCAACAGTCTGATGGATGCTGGTCGGTCTGGATTCTGGCTGGAGTGAGATGAGGGTCCAAGGACTTACTGTGCCACTTTTATAGGATGGTATGAATCCAACCCCCTGACACTCTGAGGGGTGGAGCTGGGGCAGGATGTGGAAGGGCTCCCCAAGACACACCCCTCTCCAGGGTGGTCTGACTTTGGTTTCTGTGCTCCAGCCTGCAGCAGGCACCAGACTCTTCTAGGCTGAAGGCCAGGCTGTCCTGGACATACATACCTGGAGGGCAATGACTGTCCCCATTGCAGGTCAGAGCACTGGACTTCCTTTACCCCTTTTTTCCTTCACAAGGGGGCTTGATGGGaacttttaaaggaaagaatataacttttaaagaaaagactTCAAAAGTCACTAACTGAAAACATTAGTTGTGATAGTCTTTGTCCCAGCCATGACTACTCTGGATGCAATCAGATAACTTGGGATTAACGTAGAAGGGCCTGGTGGTAGGTGGAGATGATTTCAGAtaatacacaaatattttaagttgtaatattcatgaattgatatttatttGAATGTGTATTAATGAATACTCTCTTTAAGGCAAATGATGATAGTTTAGATTTAGGGTGGTGTTATAAAGTTTCCTTTTCAAAAAAGTACtcaaatttccttttcaaaaatattcaaattaaatgAGTCTGTTTGAAGACAAACATGAAGTAGATCACAGTGTTAACAGCAAAGGTGGTATATAGATATGGCAAAAATCAGCCTAGTGGGAAACATTGCCCTAGCATAATTGATTTAGGGAATAATACCTGGAAACACCTGTCAAGAAGTGTGCagtctgagattttaccctacttaCAAATTAACAAGTTAACATTAACCTGCTACTGTTTAACCTGCTTTTGCTATGACAGAAGACACTAGAATCCTGATCAGAGACTAAGGACGTTATTACTCATGGTAAAAGCAGTAGCAACGGCTTCATATTGGTTTTTATCAGTTCCCCATTATCCTCAAGTCCCTTGGATGCCTGCACATGCAGTGCACTGTGTTTTAGGAAAGATACCTGAGTTTGGAGAATTCACTGCTTTCATAGTAAGCAAAAGCAAGCCTGCTCTGTGTCCAGGGAAAGACGTTACCTCATCCCTCAAAGTTGCCTGCTGCAAACACAACTCTGAGAAATGGACTGCTTGCATAAAGAGTGGTCAGGGCCTTACATTCTTGGTATACCCAATAAGAACATGCAGGGATGCTCAGGACCCAAGGTGGATTGCCTCTCCCGGTAACACTTTTCTCTGTGCAGTAAATCTTAATGTGAATGGTAAGCCTTTCCTAATATCACACATTTTGATTTATAATTCCAAGTTAAAGCAGATAATGCATTATACTGTAGACTGTAAACAGGGAATTTGTAACTCTTTCTAGTTTTTACTTAAATACATAGGATTTTGAATGAATCCTAATTAACTCAATGAAAAGAACATCAACTAAGAAACTAAAAGTAAATAATCTATGAGGAACTTTAAAGACATAGCTACCATGACACACAAAATTACAGAAGTAGAAGAGCAAAACCAATGGATTTATCAAGATGCTAATGACAGGAGTAATCTTATGTGAAATTTTTCACTGAAAAACTaacaggagtgtgtgtgtgtttgtaaggcAACCccagattccatatacatgtaaTCGCCACTGCCTCTATAAAAGGAAAAGCCAAGAGCTAAGAGGAAAGCTGGTCTGTTCCCTCTCCGGGGAAAGTTTCGAGGGAGGGGGAACCTTTGACACATAATGGTATCCAAAAGCAATTATTTGATATTTTGACACCAGCGTTTTGCAAGAGCCTTAGCAAAAACAGCTGCATCATTTGCTAGATAATTTAGTTGGgcatggagcatcttttcatgtactattGACCATTTATAcatctttgagaaatgtctattcaaatattttgcctaaACACCCCccttaatattttcaatatagtGTGGGTAAAGAATctatttaaaagaatgaggtagatccATACGTACTACATGTTCACCAtgcattattaaaagaaaaatgaaggacagGAGGTACAGtataatatatacgtatatacacacacatacatacacatacccaCAAATACCAAGATAAAGCCCATTAGCTCACTAAAGGGAGGGATTATGTCTTTTAAAGTGACATTTTGATATCTCACCAGGCCTCCTGCTATCTGATTGTTtaagaaatgattattttttaaaaaaatttctcctaaTAGATAATTCTATTATCCTTGCATTGTAACTGTCAAAATAGCTTCTTGGGTTTATACAAAGTTCTTCTCCCCTTGCATGAATTCTGAGTGCTTTTCCAGGTGTTATATCATTAACCTACTATTTAATAGAAAAGGaagtgaggcttagagagattacaTGTCTCAAGCCAAGGTCGCCCAGCTGTTAAATGGAATGCCTGCCTAAGGTCAAAGCCCTCACTCCTAATCTCTGCTCTGCAACAGttagtatttaataaatactaacaacaacagcaacactgTGCTAAACGGATTCCCATCATTTCCTTAAAGCTCCATGCATTTTCAAGTGTTGGTCTTTGTTCCCATAGTTTTTCCTGCCTGAAACTTTCTCTCAACCACTCCTCACGCACTTAGCCTGGATAACTCCTACTCATTTATCCCAGAATacatgttacttcttttttttttttttaaacagctttattgagatataattcacataccatacaattcacccacctaaagtgtacaattcaatggttttaatatattcacagttatgtgcagctatcaccacagtcaattttagaacattttcaagtCAAAAAGAAACACCATACCTTACCTATGACCCCACCCACTACGCCTCTATCCCCCCAGCCCTAAGTAaacattaatctactttctgtctctatagatttgcttatCCCTGGACATTTCATCATAATGTACTCATAAAATGTGGTCTTTtgttactggcttatttcacttagcatatgttttcaaggttcgcCCATTGTGTACcgtgtattcatttctttttatggcggaacaacattctattgtatggatatgccacatttgtttattcattagtCCATTAGTGGATATTTGGGCTGTTTTCATCTTTTGCTTGTTATgggtaatgctgctatgaacatttgtgtacaagttttctAAGGACATATGttcttatttctcttgggtagatatctAGGaattgaattgctgggtcatacagtaactcTATGCTTAATTGTTtcaggaactgccatactgttttctaaaCTGACTGGCCATTATACCTTTCCATCAGCAGTGtgtaagggttccaatttccccaTGTCCTTGACAACACTTTTTACTTTCTGACTTTTTGACTGTAGCCATTTTAGCAGAGGTGAAGgggtatcttactgtggtttttatttgcatttctctgattgttaatgatattgagcatctcttcatgtgcttattggccacttgtatatcttacttggagaaatgtctattcaaatcctttgcccatttttgaattgggatatttgcctttttattattgagttctaagagtttttatatactctggatacaagtcccttatcagatacatgatttgtacatattttctcccattctgtgggttatcttttcactttcctgatgGTATACTTTGATGCCctaaaaattttagttttgatgaaattcaatgtattttttctttatctgctcattactttggtgtcatatctaagaatcctttgccatatccaaggtcatgaagatttatccctatggtttttttccctgagttttatcattttagctcttacatttaggtctccgatctatttctagttaatttttttgtatatggtgtgaggtaagggtctcATTTCATTAGTTTGCAAGTGGCTATCTAGTTGGTCCAGGACTATTTGTGAAAggactattttatttttcccagtgaatggtcttggcaccctcgTCAAAAATCAGCTGACACATGGTTTtacttctggactctcaattcagtcctgttgatctatatgtctatcatgggccagtatcacactgtcttgattaccattgCTTTGAAgcaattttgaaatcaggaaacatGAGTCCTCCTACtcttttccaagattgttttggctattaggGTCCCTTgcaatatatatgaattttagaatcagcttgtcaatttgtACAAAGAAATCAGCTGGGATTATGaaagggattgtattgaatctgtagatcaatttaggaagcattgccattttaacaatattaaatttttcaattcatgaacatgggatttttttcccatttaatttcatcttctttaatttctttcaataatggtTTGCAGTTTTCAGAGTATCAATTTTGTACTTcccttattaaatttatttctaaatatcttgttctttttgatactattataagtaggattgttttcttaattttcttattcaGATTGTTCATTACAAGTGTATAGAAATatggttgatttttgtatattgatcttgtatcctgcaaccttgctgaagtTGTTAGTTTTGTTAGTTTATCAGTGGATTCCATAAgactttctatatataagattatgtcatctgtaaatagagaTAGTTCTACTTCTTATTtttcaatctggatgccttttatttctttttcttgcctaattgtcctGGCTAGAACCTTCAGtgtaatgttgaatagaaattgTGAGAG from Balaenoptera acutorostrata chromosome X, mBalAcu1.1, whole genome shotgun sequence includes the following:
- the TCEAL9 gene encoding transcription elongation factor A protein-like 9 yields the protein MKPCQKIEGKPENESEPKLEEEPKPEEKPEEEEEPEGEEKTEGTFRERLIQSLQEFKEDIHNRHLSKEDMFREVNELDEIRRVRNKLIVMRWKVNRNHPYPYLM